One part of the Paracoccus sp. MBLB3053 genome encodes these proteins:
- a CDS encoding NAD(P)-dependent oxidoreductase, whose product MARVAFLGLGVMGFPMAGHLAAKGHEVTVWNRTATKAEQWTAKHPGQSAKTAREAAEGAEIVLACVGNDNDLREVCTSSDGAFAGMSRGALFVDHTTVSAAVTRELSALAGEAGFGYVDAPVSGGQAGAENGKLSIMCGGSQEDYARAEPVIAAYAKICKLMGPSGAGQLTKMCNQIAIAGLVQGLSESLNFAEKAGLSIADVVEVISQGAAGSWQMQNRFATMAENRFDFGFAVDWMRKDLGICLATAEENGASLPVTALVDQFYKEVQHMGGGRWDTSSLIARLRR is encoded by the coding sequence ATGGCACGGGTCGCATTTCTTGGATTGGGTGTGATGGGCTTTCCGATGGCGGGGCATCTTGCCGCCAAGGGACATGAAGTAACGGTCTGGAACCGAACCGCGACCAAGGCCGAGCAATGGACGGCCAAGCATCCGGGCCAATCTGCCAAGACCGCCCGCGAAGCAGCAGAGGGGGCTGAGATCGTTCTTGCCTGCGTCGGAAATGACAACGACCTTCGCGAAGTCTGCACCTCGTCGGATGGCGCCTTCGCCGGCATGTCGCGTGGCGCGCTTTTTGTCGATCACACGACGGTATCGGCGGCCGTGACGCGCGAACTTTCTGCCTTGGCGGGTGAGGCGGGCTTCGGCTATGTCGATGCGCCGGTCTCCGGGGGGCAGGCGGGTGCCGAAAATGGCAAGCTTTCCATCATGTGCGGCGGCTCGCAGGAGGACTACGCGCGGGCCGAGCCTGTCATTGCGGCCTATGCCAAGATCTGCAAGCTCATGGGCCCTTCGGGCGCCGGGCAACTGACCAAGATGTGCAATCAGATCGCGATTGCCGGGCTTGTCCAGGGGCTGTCGGAATCCTTGAACTTCGCGGAAAAGGCCGGGCTTTCGATTGCCGATGTGGTCGAGGTCATCAGCCAGGGGGCCGCAGGCAGTTGGCAGATGCAGAACCGTTTTGCGACCATGGCCGAGAATCGGTTCGATTTCGGCTTTGCCGTGGACTGGATGCGCAAGGACCTCGGCATCTGTCTCGCGACAGCCGAGGAGAATGGCGCAAGCCTTCCCGTCACCGCACTTGTCGACCAGTTCTACAAGGAAGTGCAGCATATGGGAGGCGGACGCTGGGACACCTCGTCCCTGATCGCGCGGCTTCGCAGGTAG
- the dusA gene encoding tRNA dihydrouridine(20/20a) synthase DusA, with amino-acid sequence MLSVAPMMDWTDRNCRRIHRVLSRNALLYTEMVTAQAVIHGDRARLLDYDASEHPVALQLGGSDPGMLAEATRIAADWGYDEINLNVGCPSDRVQSGCFGAVLMTMPQLVADCVQAMAKVSPVEVTVKCRIGVDDQTPEEVLPSFLALMRESGVRRIAVHARKAWLQGLSPRENREIPPLDYPLVHRMKAEFSDLYLSINGGIATMDEVRGHLELMDGAMVGRAAYHQPWDILGEADRLWGEEPNFADPLAAAAAIRPLIDEHVANGGRLHQFSRHILGLFHGRPGARGWRRVLSEGAARAKDRAGAMAIYDAALAEVSGA; translated from the coding sequence ATGCTAAGCGTCGCCCCGATGATGGATTGGACTGACCGGAATTGCCGGAGGATCCATCGTGTCCTGTCCAGAAACGCGCTGCTCTACACGGAAATGGTCACTGCGCAGGCAGTGATCCATGGCGACCGCGCGCGGCTCCTGGATTATGATGCGAGCGAGCATCCTGTGGCATTGCAACTTGGCGGCTCTGATCCCGGGATGCTGGCCGAGGCGACACGTATCGCCGCGGACTGGGGCTATGACGAAATCAACCTGAATGTCGGCTGTCCCAGCGACCGGGTCCAATCGGGCTGTTTCGGTGCGGTCCTGATGACCATGCCGCAGCTCGTGGCAGATTGCGTTCAGGCCATGGCGAAGGTCAGCCCCGTCGAGGTTACCGTCAAGTGCCGGATCGGCGTCGATGACCAGACGCCCGAGGAAGTCTTGCCATCATTTCTCGCGCTGATGCGTGAAAGCGGCGTGCGCCGGATCGCGGTTCACGCCCGCAAGGCGTGGCTCCAGGGCCTGTCACCGCGGGAAAACCGGGAGATCCCACCGCTGGACTATCCGCTCGTCCATCGCATGAAAGCCGAATTCTCCGACCTGTACCTTTCGATCAATGGCGGCATCGCGACGATGGACGAAGTGCGGGGGCATCTCGAACTCATGGATGGGGCGATGGTCGGCCGGGCGGCATATCATCAGCCCTGGGATATCCTTGGCGAAGCCGACCGCCTTTGGGGCGAGGAACCGAACTTCGCCGATCCGCTTGCCGCAGCCGCGGCGATCCGCCCGCTGATCGACGAGCATGTCGCCAATGGGGGGCGGCTGCACCAGTTCAGCCGACATATCCTGGGCCTGTTCCACGGCCGCCCCGGCGCGAGGGGATGGCGCAGGGTGCTGTCGGAGGGGGCGGCGCGTGCGAAGGATCGCGCCGGGGCCATGGCGATCTATGACGCGGCGCTTGCAGAGGTGTCGGGCGCATAG
- a CDS encoding nucleoside hydrolase: MTRKIIIDTDPGQDDAVAILLALASPELEVLGLTTVAGNVPLDLTHRNARIICEIAGRKDIPVHAGCDRPMCRPLVTAEYVHGKSGIDGIEIFEPETALGEAHAVDFIIETLRGQEPGDVTLVPIGPLTNIATAFERAPEIIPRVREIVLMGGAYFEVGNVTPAAEFNIYVDPEAAKLVFSSGVPLSVLPLDVTHRALTNREWVETMRSTGPVGRAVAGWTDFFERYDRSKYGSEGAPLHDPCAIAYLIRPDLFQGRHINVEIETAGEFTQGMTVADWWRVTGRKPNAMFLRDIDRDGFFDLLTERIGSLDRRI, encoded by the coding sequence ATGACCCGCAAGATCATCATCGACACCGATCCCGGCCAGGACGACGCCGTTGCCATCCTGCTTGCGCTTGCAAGCCCCGAGCTTGAAGTCCTGGGTCTGACCACGGTCGCAGGAAATGTTCCGCTGGACCTGACCCATCGCAATGCCCGTATCATCTGCGAAATCGCGGGACGAAAGGACATTCCCGTCCACGCCGGCTGCGATCGCCCGATGTGTCGCCCGCTCGTGACGGCCGAATATGTGCACGGAAAGTCGGGAATCGACGGCATCGAGATCTTCGAACCCGAAACCGCCCTGGGCGAAGCCCACGCGGTAGATTTCATTATCGAGACGCTGCGCGGCCAGGAACCGGGGGACGTGACCCTGGTCCCGATCGGGCCTTTGACCAATATTGCCACGGCTTTCGAGCGAGCTCCCGAGATCATTCCCCGTGTCAGGGAAATCGTTCTGATGGGCGGGGCATATTTCGAGGTCGGAAATGTGACACCCGCCGCCGAATTCAACATCTATGTCGATCCTGAGGCGGCCAAGCTGGTCTTTTCAAGCGGGGTTCCCCTGTCCGTGCTGCCGTTGGATGTCACGCACCGCGCCTTGACCAACCGTGAATGGGTCGAAACCATGCGATCAACCGGCCCGGTTGGACGCGCGGTCGCAGGCTGGACCGATTTCTTCGAGCGTTACGACCGGTCGAAATATGGAAGCGAAGGTGCGCCGTTACACGACCCTTGCGCGATCGCCTATCTCATCCGTCCCGATCTGTTCCAAGGCCGCCATATCAATGTCGAGATCGAGACGGCTGGAGAGTTCACGCAGGGCATGACTGTGGCAGACTGGTGGCGTGTCACGGGACGCAAGCCAAACGCAATGTTCCTGCGCGACATCGATCGCGACGGATTCTTCGATCTGCTGACCGAAAGGATCGGCAGTTTGGACCGCAGGATTTAG
- a CDS encoding OmpH family outer membrane protein, whose amino-acid sequence MRIRAASIALVLALSGPVASEELAVPNETGGSDMIGAPTLPLADQASPPGETMLMVETPDPGPDHPPLMIMTIDQDAVFLKSRWGMRVQTELDRRGDEIAAENERLANDFSAEEDELTKLRGTLAPDEFRKRAEEFDKRVVEVRRQRDSVARQLQDEIEEERASFFRAALPILAQLMQERGAVIVLDQRSIFVSAQSVDVTDDLVARMDRLIGEGPVAPSDAETSSETATEGRENAPSKP is encoded by the coding sequence ATGCGGATCCGCGCCGCCTCGATCGCGTTGGTTCTGGCTCTGTCGGGGCCGGTCGCGTCCGAGGAGCTGGCGGTCCCCAATGAGACGGGTGGCAGCGACATGATCGGTGCGCCCACTCTGCCCCTGGCCGACCAGGCATCACCACCCGGCGAGACGATGCTGATGGTCGAAACGCCCGATCCCGGACCGGATCACCCGCCACTGATGATCATGACGATAGATCAGGACGCGGTGTTCCTGAAGTCGCGCTGGGGTATGCGTGTCCAGACCGAACTGGATCGACGCGGTGATGAGATCGCGGCAGAAAACGAACGCCTCGCGAATGATTTTTCGGCCGAAGAAGACGAGCTGACAAAGTTGCGGGGCACGCTGGCACCGGATGAATTCCGCAAGCGCGCCGAGGAATTCGACAAGCGGGTCGTCGAAGTGCGCCGTCAGCGCGACAGCGTGGCGAGGCAGCTTCAGGATGAGATCGAGGAAGAACGGGCGTCGTTCTTTCGCGCAGCGCTCCCTATTCTTGCTCAATTGATGCAGGAAAGGGGTGCGGTCATCGTGCTCGACCAGAGGTCCATCTTTGTATCCGCACAATCCGTCGATGTTACGGATGATCTGGTGGCACGAATGGATCGTCTGATTGGGGAAGGGCCGGTCGCGCCTTCCGATGCCGAAACGAGTTCCGAGACGGCAACGGAAGGACGCGAGAACGCGCCTTCCAAGCCCTGA
- a CDS encoding phosphotransferase, with the protein MIRKRTVLPPELAELPELEDARVMACLRDLPQRRVYEIRLNGERAFLKQFRSGNPEAAVETTVARLTEVARVLGQDRNAVAEVLLAIPRAGVLVTHPATGQPLSRFLSESDPANRARLIARVGEWLQALARADLSEGRFGPGYWIKGLDSRVSAAGHAWIDGELVQRHLAQMQQEGAALRRARVVRARLHGDLTPDNVFYDPRDGRLTGIDMQEMGEIALVRDMARMLVWLESRRDHPAGDTIDGIAAEDHRALCESCDLLAPDQRPLLRFMIGEIMLGYYLDCDRQPDRRRLLSRAMQGWAYAPDTSASAAS; encoded by the coding sequence TTGATCCGGAAAAGAACCGTCCTGCCGCCGGAGCTTGCCGAATTGCCGGAACTCGAGGACGCCCGCGTCATGGCCTGCCTGCGCGACCTGCCGCAACGTCGGGTCTACGAGATCCGGCTGAATGGCGAACGGGCCTTTCTCAAGCAGTTCCGCAGCGGAAACCCCGAAGCCGCCGTCGAAACGACTGTGGCGCGACTGACCGAGGTGGCGCGTGTTCTGGGACAGGACCGCAACGCGGTGGCCGAGGTCTTGCTGGCGATTCCCCGTGCCGGGGTTCTGGTGACGCATCCGGCCACTGGCCAACCGCTAAGCCGCTTCCTTTCCGAAAGCGATCCCGCAAACAGGGCGCGTCTGATCGCCCGCGTGGGCGAATGGCTGCAGGCACTTGCGCGCGCTGACCTAAGCGAGGGTCGCTTCGGCCCCGGCTACTGGATCAAGGGCCTGGATAGCCGGGTCTCCGCCGCGGGCCATGCGTGGATCGATGGCGAACTTGTGCAGCGACACCTTGCCCAGATGCAGCAGGAAGGTGCGGCTTTGCGCCGCGCGAGGGTCGTCAGGGCCCGGTTGCACGGCGATCTGACGCCCGACAACGTTTTTTACGATCCTCGTGACGGCCGCCTGACGGGCATCGACATGCAGGAAATGGGCGAAATCGCACTGGTCCGCGACATGGCGCGCATGCTGGTCTGGCTGGAAAGCCGACGCGACCATCCTGCCGGTGACACAATCGACGGCATAGCGGCCGAGGATCACCGCGCACTCTGCGAGAGTTGCGATCTGCTGGCGCCGGATCAGCGCCCGCTCCTGCGCTTCATGATCGGAGAGATCATGCTTGGCTATTACCTCGATTGTGATCGACAGCCCGATCGGCGCAGGCTCCTGTCTCGCGCCATGCAGGGCTGGGCCTATGCGCCCGACACCTCTGCAAGCGCCGCGTCATAG
- a CDS encoding penicillin acylase family protein, translating into MVTLFRWLVRLTVGLIVAGAALMALAWYFAVRSLPDYGATYEVAGISAPVEIVRTTEDVPHIFGQDDHDVFFALGLAHAQDRLFQMNVLRRAAQGRLAEIYGEGALPADDLARRLGLYRNARASVEAQTPETLSALRAYADGINSWIQQINLGARGRGAPEFFLFPDNISYWEPADSLAILKLLAATSTQQIRREILRARISLAAPERGQELMAAPGEPPLPTYASLFSGGRFAGAERRTLEADWPTTLAGYLAPSMGAGGSGWAAAADRTAAGGALLANDPQFALTAPGLWYLARIELSSGGVIGGTIPGVPLVLSGRNTELAWGISPAQVDDQDIFIEEVQPGDPDRYRGTEGWTEFATHSETLGVRGKPSRTITLRETANGPILPANYLDIASVLPAGHVAALAWTGGHGDDRSMSALMALMRASDRQAAADALGMLVAPALEVVLADKTGVGRIVAGEMPIRDPASVSKGRLPQPGWIAGNQWLGQEAAPSVAGDLAPPSGIVAVTGAPISGEPLLGFDRGNHFRQDRLQHLLDSREVHSRDSFIAAQNDIVSPVARSILPLVGADLWFTGEPAPMGTPERQRQDALALLANWDGTLSEHLPEPLIHAAWMGALQDRILRDELGPLADELTELYPDFLDRVFRDTNGAAVWCDIRQSTPVETCTQIARQALDEALLELTARFGPDLESWRWGDMHQARHVHPALGDLRGLSYLVNIVQPTSGGNSTIAHAGVLGYGRNPYLNVTGAAYRGVYDLADPDSSVFIISTGQSGHPLSRHYDDMSELWRRGEYVRMSLDPELARAAAAGITHLEPPGR; encoded by the coding sequence ATGGTGACACTATTTCGCTGGCTCGTGCGCCTTACGGTCGGATTGATTGTGGCAGGCGCCGCGTTGATGGCTTTGGCCTGGTATTTCGCCGTCCGCTCGCTGCCGGATTACGGCGCAACCTATGAGGTTGCGGGGATCTCCGCTCCGGTCGAGATCGTCCGAACCACCGAGGATGTGCCGCATATCTTTGGGCAGGACGACCATGACGTATTCTTCGCTCTGGGCTTGGCGCATGCGCAGGACCGGCTGTTCCAGATGAACGTGCTGCGCCGCGCGGCGCAGGGGCGGCTTGCCGAGATTTATGGCGAAGGCGCGCTGCCCGCTGACGATCTTGCGCGTCGCCTGGGTCTTTATCGCAATGCGCGGGCCTCGGTCGAGGCGCAGACCCCCGAAACGCTCAGTGCGCTCAGGGCCTATGCCGACGGGATCAATTCCTGGATCCAGCAGATCAATCTGGGGGCGCGCGGGCGCGGCGCACCCGAATTCTTCCTGTTTCCGGACAATATCTCCTATTGGGAACCCGCCGATTCGCTTGCAATCCTGAAGCTCCTCGCGGCAACCTCGACCCAGCAGATCAGGCGCGAGATCCTGCGGGCCCGCATTTCTCTGGCCGCTCCGGAACGTGGGCAGGAGCTGATGGCCGCTCCGGGTGAGCCGCCACTTCCGACCTATGCGAGCCTGTTCAGCGGAGGCCGTTTCGCCGGGGCCGAGCGGCGCACGCTCGAGGCCGACTGGCCTACCACCCTCGCTGGCTATCTTGCCCCCTCGATGGGGGCCGGTGGGAGCGGCTGGGCCGCTGCCGCCGATCGGACGGCGGCGGGCGGCGCCCTTTTGGCGAACGATCCACAATTCGCGCTGACCGCGCCGGGCCTTTGGTATCTCGCGCGGATCGAGCTGTCATCCGGCGGCGTGATCGGCGGAACGATCCCCGGCGTTCCCTTGGTCCTGTCGGGACGGAATACCGAACTTGCCTGGGGCATCAGCCCTGCCCAGGTTGACGACCAGGATATCTTCATCGAAGAGGTCCAGCCCGGCGATCCCGATCGCTATCGCGGGACAGAGGGATGGACGGAGTTTGCCACCCATAGCGAGACGCTGGGCGTGCGCGGCAAGCCATCGCGAACGATCACGCTGCGTGAAACCGCGAACGGGCCGATCCTGCCTGCCAACTACCTCGATATCGCGAGCGTCCTGCCAGCAGGCCATGTCGCTGCATTGGCATGGACCGGAGGCCATGGGGACGACCGCTCGATGAGCGCGCTTATGGCCTTGATGCGGGCGTCGGACAGGCAGGCAGCAGCCGACGCCCTTGGCATGCTTGTCGCGCCCGCTCTCGAAGTCGTTCTGGCCGACAAGACGGGGGTCGGGCGTATCGTGGCCGGAGAAATGCCGATCCGGGATCCGGCATCGGTCAGCAAGGGACGCCTGCCCCAACCGGGTTGGATCGCCGGCAATCAGTGGCTTGGCCAGGAAGCGGCGCCCAGCGTGGCGGGCGATCTTGCACCTCCTAGCGGAATCGTGGCTGTCACCGGGGCGCCGATCTCGGGCGAACCGCTGCTTGGCTTCGACCGGGGCAATCATTTCCGGCAGGACCGTCTTCAGCACCTTCTGGACAGCCGCGAGGTGCATTCGCGCGACAGCTTCATCGCGGCCCAGAATGATATCGTCAGTCCGGTCGCCCGGTCGATCCTGCCGCTTGTCGGCGCGGATCTGTGGTTTACCGGAGAGCCTGCGCCTATGGGCACGCCCGAAAGGCAGCGCCAGGACGCGCTGGCCCTGCTTGCCAATTGGGACGGAACGCTCAGCGAACACCTGCCCGAACCCCTGATCCATGCCGCCTGGATGGGCGCTCTTCAGGATCGCATCCTGCGCGATGAGCTGGGACCCTTGGCCGATGAGCTGACCGAGCTTTACCCCGATTTTCTGGACCGGGTTTTCCGCGACACGAATGGCGCGGCGGTCTGGTGCGATATCCGTCAGTCAACCCCGGTCGAGACCTGCACGCAGATCGCCCGGCAGGCTCTTGACGAGGCGCTGCTTGAATTGACCGCCCGGTTCGGGCCCGATCTGGAAAGCTGGCGCTGGGGCGACATGCACCAGGCACGCCATGTCCATCCCGCGCTTGGCGATCTGCGGGGGCTGTCCTATCTGGTGAATATCGTGCAGCCGACATCTGGCGGGAATTCGACCATCGCCCATGCGGGCGTTCTGGGCTACGGGCGCAACCCCTATCTCAACGTGACGGGGGCAGCCTATCGCGGGGTCTATGATCTTGCCGATCCCGACAGTTCGGTCTTCATCATCTCGACCGGGCAATCGGGCCATCCGCTGTCGCGCCATTACGACGACATGTCCGAGCTTTGGCGGCGGGGCGAATATGTCCGGATGTCGCTCGACCCCGAACTGGCCCGTGCCGCGGCGGCGGGCATTACCCATCTGGAACCGCCGGGCAGATAG
- the mazG gene encoding nucleoside triphosphate pyrophosphohydrolase: protein MAENAVHPLLAEPALTADETGISRLLAIMAALRDPQSGCPWDIEQNFGSIAPYTIEEAHEVADAIAREAWDELPGELGDLLLQVVFHAQMAEEAGMFGFADVVAKISEKMIDRHPHIFGDESRDKSAAQQIKDWETIKARERAAKAERGVLDGVALGLPALTRALKLQNRAARVGFDWPGPEDVLVKIQEEAAELVEARDSSDRDHLREEFGDLMFVMANLARHLDIDPEEALRLANAKFTRRFRSIEAALAADGRRPEDSDLAEMDELWNRAKAAEKA, encoded by the coding sequence ATGGCCGAGAATGCAGTTCATCCATTGCTGGCGGAACCAGCACTGACCGCGGACGAGACGGGTATTTCCCGTCTTCTGGCGATCATGGCGGCCCTGCGCGATCCCCAATCCGGCTGCCCTTGGGACATCGAACAGAATTTCGGATCCATTGCCCCCTACACCATCGAAGAGGCACATGAGGTTGCGGACGCGATCGCAAGGGAAGCCTGGGACGAATTGCCGGGCGAACTGGGCGACTTGCTGCTTCAGGTCGTTTTTCACGCCCAGATGGCCGAAGAAGCCGGGATGTTCGGTTTTGCCGATGTCGTTGCGAAGATCTCGGAAAAGATGATCGATCGCCATCCGCATATCTTCGGCGACGAATCGCGCGACAAGTCCGCCGCCCAGCAGATCAAGGATTGGGAGACAATCAAGGCAAGGGAACGCGCAGCCAAGGCCGAGCGGGGCGTGCTGGACGGCGTGGCCCTTGGCCTGCCCGCCTTGACCCGCGCGCTCAAGCTGCAGAACCGCGCCGCCCGCGTAGGTTTCGACTGGCCGGGCCCCGAGGATGTGCTCGTCAAGATCCAGGAGGAGGCCGCGGAACTGGTCGAGGCACGTGACAGCAGCGATCGCGACCATCTCAGGGAGGAATTCGGTGATCTGATGTTCGTGATGGCCAATCTCGCGCGTCATCTCGATATCGACCCGGAAGAGGCGCTGCGGCTTGCCAATGCGAAATTCACCCGTCGGTTCCGTTCGATCGAAGCGGCGCTTGCAGCAGATGGACGTCGCCCCGAGGACAGCGATCTTGCAGAAATGGACGAGCTTTGGAACCGTGCCAAGGCCGCGGAAAAAGCTTGA
- the yajC gene encoding preprotein translocase subunit YajC translates to MFVTPAYAQAAGAPSGVSSIASFLPLILIFVIMYFLMIRPQQKRMKEHRAMVEAVKKGDEVITQGGLIGKVTAVRENELEVEIAPGVKSRVVRSTITGVVSKTTPVAANS, encoded by the coding sequence ATGTTCGTGACCCCCGCCTACGCCCAAGCCGCCGGTGCCCCCTCTGGAGTATCCAGCATTGCGTCTTTCCTGCCGCTGATCCTGATCTTCGTGATCATGTATTTCCTGATGATCCGTCCGCAGCAGAAGCGCATGAAAGAACACCGCGCCATGGTCGAAGCCGTGAAGAAAGGCGATGAAGTCATTACCCAGGGCGGCCTTATCGGCAAGGTGACAGCCGTTCGCGAGAACGAACTGGAAGTTGAAATCGCGCCCGGCGTCAAATCGCGCGTCGTTCGCTCGACGATCACCGGCGTTGTCAGCAAGACCACCCCGGTCGCGGCCAACAGCTGA
- a CDS encoding glutathione S-transferase family protein produces MPTITAFAASPDKGAGLARDMRVRWVLEEAGQPYDVRLVTFEEMKQPEYLALHPFAQIPAYEDEDVSLFESGAIVLHVAERHHCLLPEGEAAHARAISWMFAALNTVEPPIVERDNVRFFEADRSGQADRFALVDERIRTRLHQLAAALGDAEWLVGNFSAADILMVHAIRRLEGSGILEEYQVLMDYIARAQARPAYQRAFSAQYEVFQNLKSP; encoded by the coding sequence ATGCCCACGATCACAGCATTCGCGGCATCGCCCGACAAAGGTGCAGGATTGGCGCGTGACATGCGCGTTCGGTGGGTGCTGGAAGAGGCTGGACAGCCCTATGACGTGCGCCTGGTGACGTTCGAAGAGATGAAGCAACCAGAATATCTCGCACTTCATCCTTTTGCGCAGATACCTGCTTATGAAGATGAAGATGTTTCCCTTTTCGAGTCCGGGGCCATCGTACTTCATGTCGCAGAGCGTCATCATTGCCTTCTACCTGAGGGCGAAGCCGCGCACGCCAGGGCGATAAGCTGGATGTTTGCTGCGCTGAACACTGTTGAACCGCCAATCGTCGAACGTGACAACGTGAGATTTTTCGAGGCGGATCGAAGCGGGCAGGCAGATCGGTTTGCCCTGGTGGACGAGCGTATCCGAACGCGGCTTCACCAACTCGCCGCAGCACTTGGAGACGCAGAATGGCTGGTCGGCAATTTCAGCGCGGCAGATATTCTCATGGTCCATGCGATCCGCAGACTGGAAGGCTCGGGGATACTTGAAGAGTATCAGGTGCTGATGGACTACATCGCACGCGCGCAAGCAAGACCTGCCTATCAGCGCGCATTCTCGGCCCAATACGAGGTGTTTCAGAACCTGAAATCCCCATGA
- a CDS encoding polysaccharide pyruvyl transferase family protein, protein MSLNSLAFSEVPPRETGRVGFVGISSRGREGSRENTGNYLHGFAARQILGDYQNLSVDRLLNHPVDELREKLSHVAFVAATTIKVNDQAQTFADGHTRLATAIEKLGLPVIVFGLGAQARLGQAVATAEVSEETRRLLAVLSHHSSKIAVRGEFTADLCRHLGIDNVEVIGCQSCFLSCRPDFRMPELEEHPDPRRMIINITRHSQELPLLRWAMANGATMIGQSSHFEYALARTEEVATFSALPDHVRSLATKGLQNVFNSGSLDFGEFHTWVKQGFSQFYSMPPWFDKLATGFHASIGTRFHGNMTAMQAGLPSLWVVHDSRTREFCDHLGLPNVPLELIQKEFSMGELFERFYETRTFRRKYPSNYRRFYDYLQGQSVPHRLAPPLPSSTALD, encoded by the coding sequence ATGAGTCTGAATTCGTTAGCTTTTAGCGAAGTCCCGCCTCGGGAAACGGGTCGCGTCGGCTTCGTCGGAATTTCTTCTCGTGGCCGAGAAGGCTCGCGGGAGAACACCGGGAATTATCTTCACGGCTTTGCCGCACGGCAGATCCTGGGGGATTATCAGAACCTGTCTGTGGATCGTTTGCTCAACCATCCAGTCGATGAATTGCGCGAAAAGCTGTCGCACGTTGCCTTCGTCGCGGCGACGACGATAAAAGTCAACGATCAGGCGCAAACCTTCGCGGATGGTCATACTCGTCTGGCCACCGCAATCGAGAAGCTGGGGCTGCCAGTCATTGTATTCGGACTTGGTGCGCAGGCGCGTCTGGGACAGGCCGTTGCGACAGCCGAGGTCTCAGAGGAAACCAGGCGGCTGCTTGCGGTACTTTCGCACCACTCGTCCAAGATCGCGGTGAGAGGAGAGTTCACGGCGGATCTTTGCAGACATCTGGGGATCGACAATGTCGAAGTCATCGGGTGTCAGTCATGCTTCCTCAGCTGTCGGCCGGATTTCAGGATGCCGGAACTGGAAGAGCATCCAGATCCGCGACGCATGATCATCAATATCACGCGCCATTCGCAGGAGCTGCCGTTGCTGCGTTGGGCCATGGCGAATGGCGCGACGATGATCGGGCAATCTTCGCATTTCGAATATGCGCTTGCCCGCACGGAAGAAGTTGCGACTTTTTCGGCATTGCCGGATCACGTGAGGTCATTGGCCACAAAGGGACTGCAGAACGTCTTCAACTCCGGTTCACTCGATTTCGGAGAGTTCCACACCTGGGTAAAACAGGGCTTCTCACAATTCTATTCGATGCCGCCTTGGTTCGATAAATTGGCAACAGGATTTCATGCCAGCATTGGCACCCGTTTTCATGGGAACATGACCGCCATGCAGGCGGGCCTGCCCTCTCTGTGGGTGGTCCATGACAGCAGAACCAGGGAATTCTGCGATCATCTCGGATTGCCGAATGTCCCGCTCGAACTCATCCAGAAGGAATTTTCGATGGGCGAACTGTTCGAGCGCTTCTACGAGACCCGGACATTTCGCAGAAAATATCCGTCCAATTATAGACGGTTCTACGACTATCTTCAGGGTCAATCCGTCCCCCACAGGCTCGCGCCTCCGCTTCCATCTTCAACGGCACTGGATTGA